A region of the Hemicordylus capensis ecotype Gifberg chromosome 9, rHemCap1.1.pri, whole genome shotgun sequence genome:
ATGTACGTACAGAACACTTCTTATCAATGCATTGCATCCGAGGGGATTTCAGAACACATTTTCCAGGATTTCTcatgaattttaactgttataATTCTGTTTTACGtggttgtgtacactgcctagagatgtacatatcaggcagcattaaaatatgctaaataactTTTGCTTCTCtgcgactggtatttagaggcatcttgcctttgaggccacctgagagacaagatgcctctaaaaaccagttacatattgctctgggaagagcggaaggtttcaagttccctcccaggcttaaGAACAAAtgagcagccctgatggatcaggcccaaggcccatctagtatagcatcctgtttcgcacagtggcccacaagatgctgctggaagccacaggtgggagggcatgccccctctcctgcggttactcccctgctactggtactcagaggcatcctgcctttgaggcttgcGGTGGCCTATAGTCCCcttccttataccaagttggtccattggtccatctcgctcagtattgtccacactgagtGGCTTGGGCTCTCTGAGCTTTCAGTCAGGAAACTtttccagtcataagaacataaggcttctccaagatagggctgagagagattcctgcctgcaaccttggagaagccgctgccagtctgggtagacaatactgagctagatggaccaatggtctgacccagtatatggcagcttttatgttcctatgtaagctttgagcctgatctagcagggctgttgttatgttctaaATAAAAAGACATTCGCCTGACATTCTCCAGaaacttcaaatgtaggttacaaaCACTGGGCAAATGCCAACAGCCCAGCTTGGGAACCCGACTTTGGCAGGTTCATACACAACACACGCCCCAACCCCACCACAAAAGGGCATGCTCCCCGGGAACCTGACTTGTGGAAGATCATGCGAAGGTGCCCATTCTGAAAATCCTTTTAAGCTCTTCCACCTCAAAGCTTAGAATTCAATTCCTACTTTCTGGGATTCAGAAGAAAGAGAGGAACAACCTGAATTCAATGTGACTGCCGTTTCTGAAAAGCATAAGCTATTTAAGCTGCTCTAATTATGAACTTTAATGGATCAATATAACGATTAACTCCAAGAGTAAAACTGCGGCTCCCTAGATTATAAATTTAAAATCTGTTAGCATGGACTCTTTGTGCTTTTAACGTGGTGGATGGAGGAAGCCCGGAAGAGTTGCCTGTAGCGGCAGTTCCAAAACGATTCATCTAAATATTAAACCAAAGTCTCTTATGGCTTACATGATCTAGACCTGCTTcaagttttttttattttgcaGCTTCAGAAGGAACATTATAAGCAAGGGAACATGAAGTAAGAAGAAAGCTGAAGTCTTTGGAAGAATGATTCTGGGAAGAAAACTTTGAAGTCATAAGTTGCTAGAAAATTAAATATGATTAGCATTTTGTACCCATGGGCATCAACTTGTAAGCAgggattaaaaatatatacacataAACCTTGAGCTTTTTCAAGCAGATGGGCCCAGCAATTATTTGCTATTAACCTGCTCTAGAAAGAAGCAATAAAACGTTACAGACGGAAGAGAAGAGAAGCTCAGAATAGCCTGTCCATGAGTCAGGGCCACAAATTTTGACCATTGTTTCCATCTCAGGGAATGAATGCATCTCTTGCAACGTTGACCCGCAAAAACTGATAGCAGTGTGGCACTTGCAGCTTTCTCTATGTTATTACCCCTTCCTTATCCCTACCCGCAAATgcttagggtaaaattgcagacATTTTTGCATAAAGGGTCATTTTTGCATAAAGGGTTCGGATGAAGTTTagagtaacaatgaacaaataatTGTGCTCTCTCCATGgggtaatctttggaggacattcctgccaattgtcatttccattcctccgACAAAATCAATGAAATCTAGTAGTCTTTTTTCCCGTTTATAACAtttgaaaagcttttaaaacaccattgtacATTTGGCCCCTGCAGGCTGGAAGGTCAGGACACAAAAAGCATAAGAACACACTGGAAGCACTGCAAGGCTATTgcttattttccatctctaggggcatAGACCGTGTCAAAATCACATGTGACCCCCAGAAGGTACTGATCACCCCATCTGGCTCATGTAcaatccaacatcctgttttctGCAATGCCCAACTGGATGCCTTCAGGCAGCCCCCAAGCAGGATACGAaggtctgtcctccatgaatttgtgtcaTCCCCTTTCAATGCCAGCTAAGCTAGTGACCATCTACAACTTGTGCAAATGAATTCCATAAAGTAAACTTTGCATCATGCGATAGAGTActctgggaggagaactggcaatccccccgcccccaggcaaTATGAAAATAAGGCCTCTTCCTGACATATCTGTCTTTtagcagcatttaaaaacaaaaaaaacaaaaaaccaccacccaAAGTCTGCACTGTTAAGAACAAAgaaacagcgctgctggatcaggcccaatgcccatcgagtccagcatcctgtttcacacagtggcctaccagatgcctccgagaagcacacaggcaagaggtgagggcttgccctctctccagctgttgctcccctggtactggtacttagaggcatgttgcctctgaggttgcaagtgggctaaagccaccagactaatagccactgataatGTTAGTATTTGGTCTCCCCACTGGATGCTCTTACTGCTTTGGGGAACCACGAAAGGACCAGCACGGCAAACAGTACGACAATGACCGCATCTCGAAACCAGTGTTTGATGGTGTACCTTCCAAGCTTCTGACCGTGGCCTTGGGATTTAAACCACTCAACCACTTCCTCTAGATTGTACTGTTGGGGCTCGTATCCCAGCTCCCTCCTGGCTTTCCCCAAGCTGAAATAATGTGTGACTCCCGTTTTGTAAACCTCGGTGCGTGTGAGGAGGGGCTGGAAGTTATACAAACGCCTGACCACGAAGTGGACCATTTCCGTGAGAAACGCGAAGAAGTATACCACGGAAAGAGGGAGGCGGAGCGTTGGAAACGTGTAGCCCAAGCTCTCCACCAGAGGGCGGAAGAACTCAAAGTTGTTGACTGGCCTACCGTCGGAAATGTAGTACGCTTGGCCTCCTGCCTTATGCTCTTTGGTAGCTCGCAGAGCTTCTGCAGCTAAGATATGAGCTTCTACTAGATTATCGACATGCACAAAGTCCACTAGACTGCTCGGATCCCCATACACAAACTGGAACCACCCCCGTTCGATGTAGTTAACGATTCTTGGAAGGTGTCTCCGCTCTCCAGGTCCATAGATGCCAGCAGGTCTCAAGGCACAAGTTCTTAGGGCCCCTGGCAGGGTCCCATTGGCCTCCAGAACTTTCATCTCAGCTA
Encoded here:
- the SDR42E1 gene encoding short-chain dehydrogenase/reductase family 42E member 1 isoform X1 → MYSFIYRWKQKAPSKKPSLLREEVVILVSGCALSKKGVGVILFDVSEPIQAMPDGVRFVQGDVRVASEVEEALRGVSCIFHTASFGMSGREQLNWKRIEDVNVKGTENVIEACRRTGVPRLVYTSTYNVVFGGQVIENGDESLPYLPLHLHPDHYSRTKAVAEMKVLEANGTLPGALRTCALRPAGIYGPGERRHLPRIVNYIERGWFQFVYGDPSSLVDFVHVDNLVEAHILAAEALRATKEHKAGGQAYYISDGRPVNNFEFFRPLVESLGYTFPTLRLPLSVVYFFAFLTEMVHFVVRRLYNFQPLLTRTEVYKTGVTHYFSLGKARRELGYEPQQYNLEEVVEWFKSQGHGQKLGRYTIKHWFRDAVIVVLFAVLVLSWFPKAVRASSGETKY
- the SDR42E1 gene encoding short-chain dehydrogenase/reductase family 42E member 1 isoform X2; the protein is MEAESPVKETILITGGSGYFGFRLGCALSKKGVGVILFDVSEPIQAMPDGVRFVQGDVRVASEVEEALRGVSCIFHTASFGMSGREQLNWKRIEDVNVKGTENVIEACRRTGVPRLVYTSTYNVVFGGQVIENGDESLPYLPLHLHPDHYSRTKAVAEMKVLEANGTLPGALRTCALRPAGIYGPGERRHLPRIVNYIERGWFQFVYGDPSSLVDFVHVDNLVEAHILAAEALRATKEHKAGGQAYYISDGRPVNNFEFFRPLVESLGYTFPTLRLPLSVVYFFAFLTEMVHFVVRRLYNFQPLLTRTEVYKTGVTHYFSLGKARRELGYEPQQYNLEEVVEWFKSQGHGQKLGRYTIKHWFRDAVIVVLFAVLVLSWFPKAVRASSGETKY